The following coding sequences lie in one Klebsiella huaxiensis genomic window:
- a CDS encoding beta-ketoacyl-[acyl-carrier-protein] synthase family protein, whose product MSHSKPPYRVVITGYGAVTPLGDSAAESWQAITDYRHGYRYVDLSANGIHTHFIGQVENEPSLKGVPAAIRRRLPRHARLALAAAREAMAMAFAGESPAAFYDPLMCGAIIGTGWAGLDESYLAVPEFEKKGVSSPFSCFFSMPNVTTAACSQLWNLRGYQNTPVAACATGTIAIGEAYDAIRFGRASMMLAGAGEALNSVCAIWNIDVLGALSRETESPERASCPFSQQRSGFVLSEGGAVLCLEEREHAIARGATILAEVTGYANFSDAVDFTSPAEDCVAREQTIRWALRSAGLQPADLDYINAHGTSTPLNDINETQSLKKALGDEAYRIPVSSTKAYSGHLIAAAGSFETIVCLQAMAAGIMPATAHLTQPDPLCDLDYIAEGHRQGEIRRALNLSFGFGGANAALVLEKHA is encoded by the coding sequence ATGAGTCACAGTAAACCCCCTTATCGCGTGGTGATTACCGGCTATGGCGCGGTGACTCCCCTTGGCGACAGCGCCGCCGAAAGTTGGCAGGCGATCACGGATTATCGACACGGCTACCGCTATGTCGATCTCTCGGCTAACGGCATCCACACCCATTTTATTGGTCAGGTGGAGAACGAACCCAGCCTTAAGGGCGTTCCTGCTGCTATCCGCCGGCGTTTACCGCGCCATGCGCGCCTGGCGCTGGCCGCCGCGCGTGAAGCCATGGCGATGGCCTTTGCCGGTGAATCGCCTGCCGCGTTCTACGATCCGCTGATGTGCGGTGCGATTATTGGCACCGGCTGGGCAGGGCTGGATGAGAGTTACCTGGCGGTGCCGGAGTTTGAGAAAAAAGGTGTCTCTTCACCCTTTAGCTGCTTCTTTTCGATGCCGAACGTGACTACCGCAGCCTGTAGCCAGCTGTGGAATTTACGTGGATATCAAAATACCCCTGTTGCCGCCTGCGCTACCGGCACTATTGCTATCGGCGAGGCCTATGATGCGATTCGTTTTGGCCGCGCCAGCATGATGCTTGCCGGCGCCGGGGAGGCGTTAAATAGCGTCTGCGCCATCTGGAATATCGATGTGCTCGGTGCGCTGAGCCGGGAAACGGAATCACCGGAGCGGGCCAGTTGTCCGTTCAGCCAGCAGCGCAGCGGGTTTGTGCTTTCGGAAGGGGGCGCGGTGCTGTGCCTGGAAGAGCGCGAGCACGCCATCGCTCGTGGGGCGACGATCCTCGCGGAAGTCACCGGCTATGCCAATTTCTCCGACGCGGTGGATTTTACCTCCCCGGCGGAGGATTGCGTGGCCCGCGAGCAGACTATCCGCTGGGCGCTACGCAGCGCGGGGCTCCAGCCCGCCGATCTCGACTATATCAATGCCCACGGCACCTCCACGCCGCTTAATGATATTAACGAAACGCAGTCGCTGAAAAAGGCGCTGGGTGACGAGGCGTATCGAATCCCGGTTTCCAGCACCAAAGCCTACTCCGGGCATCTGATAGCGGCGGCGGGAAGCTTCGAGACCATTGTCTGCCTGCAGGCAATGGCGGCCGGGATCATGCCCGCGACGGCACATTTAACCCAGCCCGATCCACTGTGCGATCTCGACTATATTGCCGAAGGGCATCGCCAGGGAGAGATTCGCCGGGCGTTGAATCTGAGCTTTGGTTTTGGCGGCGCGAACGCCGCGCTGGTGCTGGAGAAACACGCGTGA
- a CDS encoding MaoC family dehydratase has translation MTRLRYTLADAHQWAAFSGDDNPIHFDLSAARAMGGSQLSVHGMRALLDVKRDVQSRLAYPSSRAEGYLKCQVRLRRPLWCEADWLLTPGPAKKRVLSAASVMHPQSDEVCLSCQMTLATEPESLVGKQPSELDSKTLLALQSHFNSAWPDLTQWQFLDALLFRQLISDKALLNQENIAALLDQGETSLQQIFTRYPVLQTHQEVIFDTRFADKGAPIWPESLSLWLLPSLVVGQVEQGALVRIAAAAQLNDQIMTNVITLKVGPINN, from the coding sequence GTGACGCGGCTGCGCTACACCCTTGCCGATGCTCATCAGTGGGCAGCATTTTCTGGCGATGACAACCCGATCCACTTCGATCTTTCGGCTGCGCGTGCGATGGGGGGGAGCCAGTTGAGCGTCCACGGGATGCGCGCACTACTGGATGTGAAACGTGATGTTCAGTCGCGGCTGGCGTATCCGTCATCCCGTGCTGAAGGTTATCTGAAATGTCAGGTACGCCTGCGCAGGCCGCTGTGGTGCGAAGCCGACTGGCTGTTAACGCCGGGACCGGCAAAAAAACGCGTGTTATCCGCCGCGTCGGTCATGCATCCACAGAGTGATGAAGTCTGCCTGTCATGCCAGATGACCCTGGCGACTGAACCTGAATCGCTGGTGGGGAAACAGCCCAGCGAACTTGATTCTAAGACGCTGCTCGCTCTGCAATCTCACTTCAACAGCGCCTGGCCCGACCTGACGCAGTGGCAATTTCTTGATGCACTGCTCTTTCGTCAGCTGATTAGCGATAAAGCGCTGCTGAATCAGGAGAACATTGCGGCCCTGCTCGACCAGGGGGAAACCTCGTTACAGCAAATTTTTACCCGCTATCCGGTGTTGCAAACTCACCAGGAGGTGATTTTCGATACCCGATTTGCGGATAAAGGAGCACCGATCTGGCCGGAATCCCTGTCGCTCTGGCTGCTACCTTCGCTGGTGGTCGGACAGGTTGAACAGGGTGCGCTGGTGCGTATCGCGGCAGCGGCACAGCTCAATGACCAGATTATGACCAATGTGATTACGCTGAAAGTTGGCCCAATTAATAATTGA
- a CDS encoding acyl carrier protein: protein MIQYDEVLQKVCEMICDAKDLEPDEVDENTPLVRLKLDSLDYVELMVLAKREFNITLEADWFIHNPGITLGELCQHISKESGN, encoded by the coding sequence ATGATTCAGTATGATGAAGTTCTGCAGAAAGTCTGTGAAATGATCTGTGATGCCAAAGACCTGGAGCCCGATGAGGTCGATGAGAATACGCCCCTCGTGCGGCTGAAATTAGATAGTCTCGACTACGTCGAGCTGATGGTACTGGCAAAGCGTGAATTCAACATCACGCTGGAGGCTGACTGGTTTATTCACAATCCGGGTATCACCCTCGGTGAGCTGTGTCAGCACATCAGCAAAGAGTCAGGTAACTGA
- a CDS encoding SDR family NAD(P)-dependent oxidoreductase gives MAQKWILVTGGSRGIGRALVMGLAKSWNVVFTGRNEAAINDIQAQASEGDSSHWVRGYACDGNDEARVEQLAQSLLAEWGAPEAIIHNAGMARDGLHIHQNAAIWREVLETNVIAMMNWNRVLLPAMLMQRCGSIVMMSSVSALKGNVGQTAYAASKAAMGGMARSLALEVGRFGIRVNCLAPGLIRTEMLEEIPAQKLKEMRQSIPLRRLGETDDVLQAVAFLIGEGSQYITGQTLVLDGGLSA, from the coding sequence ATGGCGCAGAAATGGATACTGGTTACCGGCGGCAGTCGCGGCATCGGTCGGGCGCTGGTGATGGGGTTGGCGAAAAGCTGGAATGTGGTGTTTACCGGCCGCAACGAAGCGGCGATCAACGACATCCAGGCGCAGGCGAGCGAAGGCGATTCATCCCATTGGGTGCGAGGTTACGCCTGCGATGGTAACGACGAAGCGCGGGTTGAACAGCTTGCGCAGTCGCTGCTGGCTGAGTGGGGGGCACCGGAGGCGATTATCCACAATGCCGGGATGGCCCGTGATGGCCTGCATATTCACCAGAATGCGGCAATCTGGCGCGAGGTGCTGGAGACCAACGTTATCGCAATGATGAACTGGAACCGGGTTCTGCTGCCAGCGATGCTGATGCAGCGATGCGGTTCTATCGTGATGATGTCTTCAGTCAGCGCGCTTAAGGGCAACGTCGGTCAGACGGCCTATGCTGCCAGCAAAGCGGCGATGGGCGGTATGGCGCGTTCACTGGCGCTGGAGGTCGGGCGTTTCGGCATCCGGGTGAACTGCCTGGCACCGGGCTTGATTCGTACTGAAATGCTTGAAGAGATCCCGGCACAAAAATTAAAAGAGATGCGGCAGTCGATACCGCTGCGCAGATTGGGTGAAACGGATGATGTGCTTCAGGCGGTGGCGTTTTTAATCGGTGAGGGGAGTCAATATATCACCGGGCAGACCCTGGTACTGGACGGCGGACTGAGTGCCTGA
- a CDS encoding HD domain-containing protein encodes MTIHLLPTLASIANTIDMINPKLNLHHVRTAFIVSHLANLVHFSSAQRRKTVLAALIHDIGGLNEKSRLEPLSYIDDEHNNHALIGSELLSRIPLFRPLNRIVRYHHTHWRKGLGHYIEGELVPEESHLLFFADRLDVLYCQHRTSHVPFLGKKLLDIVTAGANILYKEEYIQAFRTLSSNEHFWSVMASSDYRDYIKEIPRIHNDTISLHNLRDIAELLSFIIDQFSQQTPWHSSAVGHIAGYLATKMDMSAMQSLKVEIGGLLHNIACLDHSPPHEGSASPDKALRSLYLIEEIDDIAEWGILQDSPNPYAALIAVSRQVVHALTNSRAEEKSLARLIKHNQGDEIHQLVVSLVAQNSSQIIQIYRATATEIKELVTRIEQLAPRT; translated from the coding sequence ATGACGATACATTTACTACCGACATTAGCCAGCATTGCAAATACCATTGACATGATTAACCCCAAGCTGAATCTGCATCATGTCAGAACTGCATTTATCGTATCGCACCTGGCTAATTTAGTTCATTTCTCTTCGGCTCAGCGTCGTAAAACCGTTCTTGCGGCCCTCATCCATGATATCGGCGGATTGAATGAAAAATCGCGTCTTGAACCGCTTAGTTACATTGATGATGAGCATAACAACCATGCGCTTATTGGCAGCGAATTACTCAGCAGAATTCCTCTATTTCGCCCATTGAACAGAATTGTTCGCTATCACCATACCCACTGGCGAAAAGGTCTGGGGCATTACATCGAAGGGGAACTGGTCCCCGAAGAAAGCCATCTGCTGTTCTTTGCCGATCGACTGGATGTCCTTTATTGCCAGCACCGCACCAGTCATGTGCCCTTCTTAGGCAAGAAACTCCTCGACATAGTGACTGCCGGGGCGAATATTCTCTATAAAGAAGAGTACATTCAGGCCTTCAGAACCCTCTCCAGCAATGAACACTTTTGGTCGGTGATGGCCTCCTCTGACTATCGGGATTACATTAAAGAAATCCCAAGAATTCATAACGATACCATTTCTTTACACAACCTACGTGATATTGCTGAATTGCTCTCGTTTATTATCGATCAGTTCAGCCAGCAGACACCATGGCACTCCTCTGCTGTCGGACATATTGCCGGTTATCTGGCGACAAAAATGGACATGAGCGCGATGCAAAGCCTAAAAGTTGAGATTGGTGGGTTATTGCATAATATTGCGTGTCTTGACCATAGCCCGCCGCATGAGGGTTCGGCTTCGCCAGATAAAGCGCTGCGTTCACTCTATCTAATTGAAGAAATTGATGATATTGCTGAGTGGGGTATCCTGCAAGATAGCCCCAATCCGTATGCGGCACTTATCGCAGTCAGTCGTCAGGTGGTCCATGCATTAACCAACTCACGGGCAGAAGAGAAATCGCTGGCTCGGTTAATTAAACATAACCAGGGGGATGAAATTCATCAGTTGGTTGTGTCTCTGGTCGCACAAAACTCTTCGCAGATTATTCAAATTTATCGCGCGACCGCAACAGAGATAAAAGAGCTAGTGACGCGTATCGAACAACTCGCGCCCCGCACTTAA
- a CDS encoding FidL-like protein, which yields MRKYVLVFAICLPALIALLIFYIRLNSHPSFSCESQYDLTENTNESILRTQGLLSVEYSNDRFLISVEGLLTSDGDKYIISRSVTYTLKKRSGRSSLFHIVDARIIRHSADNTPENIAQQTLFGSQTNDKIIYINRVNDDTILFGNQTFPQYGCQRK from the coding sequence ATGCGTAAATATGTCTTAGTATTTGCGATCTGTCTGCCAGCACTAATAGCATTATTAATTTTTTATATTCGCCTCAATAGTCATCCGTCTTTTTCCTGTGAGTCACAATACGATCTGACGGAGAACACAAATGAGAGTATTCTACGCACACAAGGCTTGCTATCTGTAGAATATTCAAACGATCGGTTTTTAATCAGCGTTGAAGGATTACTCACCAGTGATGGGGATAAATATATCATCTCACGCAGCGTCACCTACACATTAAAAAAACGTTCTGGCAGAAGTTCTCTTTTTCATATCGTTGATGCCAGGATAATTCGTCACAGCGCCGATAATACACCAGAAAATATTGCGCAACAGACTCTCTTTGGCAGCCAAACTAATGATAAAATCATCTATATAAATCGAGTCAATGATGATACTATTTTATTCGGTAATCAAACGTTTCCACAATATGGTTGCCAACGTAAATAA
- a CDS encoding winged helix-turn-helix domain-containing protein, which produces MRFDIEGFITFDTEEASLVNLLTGDCIELSATSTRLLSCLLQYRGDIISRVDIFQTVFEQYGARPSNSNLNQYISTLRRSLSDLGIEKNVIITVPRIGFKISNEIIITTDSDYHTSFSLPTLSPEPPTPMTIGQHRKAIILFILIAAGLMLLSYFFIHKKQSSGIFLAQDKCTIYGTGSISATEILRNQKLLPSGIDCSTPKKIYFFNRQMSEEQDLGIYMDIFILECDLKSQKCHSYYYKEIKNA; this is translated from the coding sequence ATGCGGTTCGATATAGAGGGTTTTATTACTTTTGACACTGAGGAGGCCTCTCTGGTCAACTTGTTGACTGGCGATTGTATTGAACTATCAGCCACATCTACTCGCCTTCTTAGCTGTCTGCTGCAATATCGGGGAGATATTATCTCGCGTGTTGATATTTTTCAGACGGTGTTTGAACAATATGGTGCCAGACCTTCTAATAGTAATCTGAATCAATATATATCCACACTGCGTCGTAGTTTGTCTGACCTTGGCATTGAGAAAAATGTGATTATTACGGTGCCGCGAATCGGTTTTAAGATTTCTAATGAAATTATTATTACCACCGATAGTGATTATCACACATCTTTCTCTCTCCCAACTCTTTCCCCTGAGCCCCCTACGCCTATGACGATCGGGCAACATCGCAAAGCGATCATTTTATTTATCCTGATTGCCGCCGGTCTCATGCTCCTCTCTTATTTTTTTATCCATAAAAAACAATCATCTGGCATTTTCCTCGCTCAGGATAAATGCACCATTTATGGCACAGGCAGCATATCTGCAACAGAAATACTCAGGAATCAAAAGCTGCTGCCCTCCGGGATCGATTGTTCTACGCCAAAGAAAATATACTTTTTCAACCGGCAGATGAGCGAAGAGCAAGACTTAGGCATTTATATGGACATATTCATACTGGAATGCGATCTTAAGTCCCAAAAATGCCATAGTTACTACTATAAGGAAATAAAAAATGCGTAA
- a CDS encoding FaeA/PapI family transcriptional regulator, giving the protein MKIVTSSPIPDLHHGSGAAVESLRSLMTAMGINKFSGVNVPEQEYILFVLKEHEPEGLLTRELADRCEMSIYKVRHLLLPLEKYGQVNRIKIKKHHKWYIYNKHVDEESY; this is encoded by the coding sequence ATGAAGATTGTAACTTCATCCCCTATCCCTGATTTACATCATGGTTCTGGTGCTGCTGTTGAAAGCTTAAGGTCATTGATGACTGCCATGGGTATCAATAAATTCTCTGGAGTGAACGTTCCAGAGCAGGAGTACATTCTTTTCGTATTAAAAGAACATGAGCCTGAGGGGCTACTTACTCGTGAATTAGCTGACAGATGTGAAATGTCAATATATAAAGTCAGACATTTGTTGCTGCCTTTGGAGAAGTATGGTCAGGTGAACAGAATAAAAATTAAAAAACATCATAAGTGGTATATTTATAATAAACATGTTGACGAAGAGTCATACTAA
- the fucO gene encoding lactaldehyde reductase, translating into MAYRMILNETSYFGAGSISCIVDEVKKRGFKKALVVTDKDLIRFKVATKVFDILDSAGLAYSVFDSVIPNPTIEVVQQGVEAFKQSGADYLIAIGGGSPQDTCKAVGIIINNPEFADVRSLEGGADTKNAAVPMIAIPTTAGTAAEVTINYVITDVQNRRKFVCYDPHDIPVVAIIDAEMMASMPASLKAATGVDALTHAIEGYITKGAWELTDMLHLKAIEVIGRSLRASVQGDAQGAEGMALGQYIAGMGFSNVGLGLVHGMAHPLGAFYGTPHGVANAVLLPHLMAYNAEFTGEKYRDIAVALGNKQAATLPIAEARKAAVEAVAQLNRDVNIPARLRDVGMKEEDIDALAAAALADVCTGGNPRDTNLEEIKALYRQIF; encoded by the coding sequence ATGGCTTACAGAATGATTTTAAACGAAACCTCTTATTTTGGTGCGGGATCGATTAGCTGCATTGTCGATGAAGTCAAAAAGCGCGGCTTTAAAAAAGCGCTGGTGGTCACTGATAAAGATCTGATCCGCTTTAAGGTCGCGACAAAGGTATTCGATATCCTCGACAGCGCCGGCCTGGCCTACAGCGTCTTTGATAGCGTGATTCCTAACCCGACCATTGAGGTTGTACAGCAGGGCGTTGAAGCGTTTAAACAATCGGGTGCAGATTACCTGATCGCCATTGGCGGTGGTTCCCCGCAGGATACCTGCAAGGCAGTAGGGATTATCATTAATAACCCTGAATTCGCCGATGTTCGCAGCCTGGAGGGCGGAGCCGACACCAAAAATGCCGCAGTGCCGATGATTGCGATCCCAACCACCGCCGGTACGGCTGCTGAAGTGACCATCAACTACGTCATCACCGACGTACAAAACCGACGCAAGTTTGTTTGCTATGACCCGCATGATATCCCGGTTGTGGCGATTATCGATGCTGAAATGATGGCCAGCATGCCTGCCAGCCTGAAGGCGGCGACCGGCGTCGATGCACTGACTCATGCGATCGAAGGTTATATCACTAAAGGCGCATGGGAATTAACCGACATGCTGCATCTGAAGGCCATCGAAGTGATTGGCCGTTCGCTGCGCGCCTCAGTGCAGGGCGATGCGCAGGGTGCGGAAGGGATGGCGCTGGGGCAATATATTGCCGGAATGGGCTTCTCTAACGTCGGACTGGGGCTGGTACACGGCATGGCGCACCCGCTGGGCGCTTTCTACGGTACGCCGCATGGTGTCGCCAACGCAGTGCTGTTGCCACATCTTATGGCTTACAACGCTGAATTTACCGGTGAGAAGTATCGCGACATTGCAGTGGCTCTGGGAAATAAACAGGCAGCGACCCTACCGATTGCCGAAGCACGTAAGGCGGCCGTTGAGGCTGTGGCGCAGCTTAACCGCGACGTTAATATCCCGGCGCGTCTGCGTGATGTGGGTATGAAAGAGGAGGATATCGATGCCCTCGCCGCAGCAGCTCTGGCGGACGTATGTACCGGCGGTAACCCGCGCGATACGAATCTGGAAGAGATTAAAGCGCTGTATCGGCAGATCTTCTAA
- a CDS encoding helix-turn-helix domain-containing protein, with amino-acid sequence MKWSALIPSPPLRPWVNRYWSWQEEANMPPLLPGTGGELFFWYQQPVGITSAIAPESACSRSALLLPRDCPFNFHSTAPFSFIAVRFRAGALRHFCPCPEAELIDTALHPREIWGDEIRHLEQKMAEAGGLRERIQHIEGFLLTQLQRHYRQQHHWLDEVIRQIYYCHSTVTQSELVTCSGFSTRYFQKIFRQHFGVTPRHFQRIIRFEQLTRHLLLNRQQHYLASALEYGYYDQSHFIHDFRYFTGNAPSRFFQENNFSAHFYNHPTLW; translated from the coding sequence ATGAAATGGAGTGCACTGATACCGTCTCCACCGCTGCGCCCGTGGGTTAATCGCTACTGGTCGTGGCAGGAAGAAGCCAACATGCCGCCGTTGTTGCCTGGAACGGGGGGAGAGCTGTTTTTCTGGTATCAGCAGCCGGTGGGTATTACCAGCGCAATCGCACCCGAGTCTGCCTGCAGCCGCAGCGCGCTGCTGTTGCCCCGGGATTGTCCGTTTAATTTCCACTCTACCGCGCCATTCTCTTTTATCGCCGTCCGTTTCCGGGCCGGTGCCCTGCGTCATTTTTGCCCGTGTCCGGAGGCGGAACTGATCGATACTGCGCTTCATCCCCGGGAAATCTGGGGGGATGAAATACGTCATCTGGAGCAGAAAATGGCTGAAGCGGGCGGACTGAGGGAACGGATACAGCATATTGAAGGTTTTTTGCTAACCCAGTTGCAGCGCCACTACCGTCAGCAACATCACTGGCTGGATGAGGTCATCCGACAGATATATTACTGCCATAGTACGGTGACTCAGTCTGAGTTGGTGACCTGCTCCGGGTTCAGTACCCGTTACTTTCAGAAGATATTTCGCCAGCATTTTGGCGTCACGCCGCGCCATTTTCAGCGCATTATCCGTTTTGAGCAGTTGACCCGTCATCTGTTGCTTAACCGACAGCAACATTATCTGGCGAGCGCGCTGGAATATGGTTACTACGACCAATCGCATTTTATCCATGACTTCCGATATTTTACCGGCAACGCACCGTCACGCTTTTTTCAGGAAAATAATTTTAGTGCGCATTTTTACAATCATCCCACACTCTGGTGA
- a CDS encoding DUF6506 family protein, protein MMTLKAAFIFLTPEGNADIHRCEVVTESVSVVTCAVNSYQAASELAATLVTQDITAIELCGGFGIEGVAQVKKAVNGRAVIGVVRFDCHPGLQFSSGDMLFDQNKA, encoded by the coding sequence ATGATGACATTGAAAGCCGCGTTTATATTTTTAACTCCGGAAGGTAATGCTGATATTCACCGTTGCGAAGTCGTGACGGAAAGCGTCAGCGTAGTGACCTGTGCTGTGAACAGTTATCAGGCAGCCAGCGAACTGGCGGCCACACTGGTCACTCAGGATATTACAGCCATAGAGCTGTGTGGCGGGTTTGGTATTGAAGGTGTTGCTCAGGTGAAAAAGGCGGTCAATGGCAGGGCCGTAATCGGCGTAGTGCGTTTTGATTGTCATCCGGGTCTGCAATTCAGTAGCGGAGATATGTTGTTTGACCAGAATAAAGCCTGA
- a CDS encoding TetR/AcrR family transcriptional regulator, with translation MSSRQIDNSRRKAENTTRNRKKTEAAILNAVSSILIRDGASGLGINAVAREAGVDKVLIYRYFGGFDELLRAFGSWGGFWPSVEELLAGHDIASMPFSARLSFFLERAIDALRARPLTQEILAMEISGPNVLTDILNVSLEQWGRDISQRLAEGYPGDTERLNLIVTTLFARIQYFMLRSRNTRLFGGIAIREDEGWQLIKQSLGRLCERIVDESSSA, from the coding sequence ATGTCTTCCCGGCAGATCGATAACAGCAGACGTAAAGCTGAAAACACCACCCGTAACCGTAAAAAAACGGAGGCGGCAATCCTGAATGCTGTCAGCAGTATATTGATACGCGATGGCGCTTCAGGTTTGGGTATCAATGCTGTCGCCAGAGAGGCTGGGGTCGATAAGGTTCTTATCTACCGGTATTTTGGTGGTTTTGATGAGCTGCTGCGGGCATTTGGTTCCTGGGGCGGTTTCTGGCCATCGGTTGAGGAGTTACTGGCCGGGCACGATATTGCATCAATGCCATTCAGTGCCCGACTCTCGTTCTTTCTCGAACGGGCGATTGATGCTCTACGGGCCCGACCATTGACTCAGGAGATACTGGCGATGGAAATCAGTGGGCCCAACGTCCTGACCGATATCCTGAATGTTTCGCTGGAACAGTGGGGGCGAGATATCAGCCAGCGTCTGGCTGAAGGTTACCCGGGAGATACTGAGCGGTTGAATCTGATCGTAACCACGCTTTTTGCCAGGATTCAGTACTTCATGTTGCGTTCGCGCAATACCCGTCTTTTCGGCGGGATTGCTATTCGTGAAGATGAAGGATGGCAGTTAATCAAACAGAGCCTCGGGCGGTTATGTGAACGGATCGTGGATGAGTCTTCATCGGCATAA
- a CDS encoding fimbrial protein, protein MTINFKKTLVSGLVAASLAAVSGSALAVSTPVDVPVTFTGTILDNTCDTVSVGDAGIVAFGTISQSDFGSSGIGAVGATKTFTIDFTNCGTEADDVDVWFVGTTTNTINALDNPTAVGNAENVGVQVYGGAGAATLLKSNDVTAKASYTGALTAGGTGSVDLVAKVVQTTATTPTLGALNASGTLVVQYP, encoded by the coding sequence ATGACAATCAACTTCAAAAAAACGCTGGTATCCGGTCTGGTTGCAGCTTCTCTGGCAGCGGTTTCTGGTAGTGCGCTGGCGGTCTCAACGCCGGTCGATGTGCCGGTGACCTTTACCGGCACTATTCTGGATAACACCTGTGACACCGTGAGCGTGGGGGATGCCGGTATCGTTGCCTTCGGGACCATCTCCCAGTCTGATTTTGGCAGCAGCGGTATCGGGGCCGTGGGGGCAACGAAAACATTTACCATTGATTTCACCAACTGCGGTACAGAGGCAGACGATGTGGATGTCTGGTTTGTCGGTACAACGACCAACACCATCAATGCCCTGGACAACCCGACAGCAGTGGGTAACGCAGAAAACGTCGGGGTACAGGTTTATGGTGGAGCAGGTGCCGCTACGCTGCTGAAAAGTAACGATGTGACAGCAAAAGCCTCTTACACCGGTGCTCTGACTGCCGGTGGCACCGGCTCTGTTGACCTGGTGGCAAAAGTGGTACAGACCACCGCCACCACGCCAACCCTGGGCGCGCTGAACGCCAGCGGTACCCTGGTGGTGCAGTACCCGTAA